The following are from one region of the Myxocyprinus asiaticus isolate MX2 ecotype Aquarium Trade chromosome 2, UBuf_Myxa_2, whole genome shotgun sequence genome:
- the LOC127413731 gene encoding ribonuclease kappa-A-like — MASLLFCGPKLAACGLVLSIWGVIMLAMLGIFFTTHSAVLIEDVPFTEEDMHNPETALQDIYKLYNQVGYNCFIAAAIYVFIGFLSFCQVRLNKRKEYLVH, encoded by the exons ATGGCTTCTTTGCTTTTTTGCGGTCCTAAACTGGCAGCATGTGGACTGGTCTTGAGCATTTGGGGTGTCATTATGCTG GCAATGCTGGGGATTTTCTTCACCACACATTCAGCTGTGCTAATAGAGGATGTGCCTTTTACAGAGGAAGACATGCACAACCC GGAGACAGCACTTCAGGACATTTATAAACTGTACAACCAAGTTGGATACAATTGCTTCATTGCGGCAGCAATCTATGTGTTTATAGGATTCTTGTCATTTTGTCAAGTTCGCCTGAACAAACGCAAGGAATACCTGGTGCATTAA
- the LOC127413660 gene encoding schwannomin-interacting protein 1-like isoform X3, whose amino-acid sequence MDGEKGIEQERGDEKESDETEEDSEGAALIWHEGYPEDDLGLPIMHWEDLSLRIAELEKQQEERRQREKDLDRLTLDWPEIRGLRSHRETYEDTEDDCNSRLTALTSRLQSQTNLQLCFINNSESEEEEEEMEAKKEVAKQSSKNGSRQRTEKQQVSSCSSTKKDKSGGFKNDVRAALSVLRHKLRLEQKQTVSPSEAVRERKHFEQSDLRNLSLKELKALRSSLSKDIHDLSSELVGRLLTRDQLRTEQDALLLECWNRGVSQVSGFIHTETLSEKGLHLS is encoded by the exons ATGGATGGAGAGAAGGGAATAGAGCAGGAGAGAGGAGATGAGAAAGAGAGTGATGAAACCGAGGAAGATTCAGAAGGGGCAGCCTTGATTTGGCATGAGGGATACCCAGAAGATGACTTGGGCTTACCAATCATGCACTGGGAGGATTTGAGCCTTCGTATTGCTGAACTTGAGAAGCAACAAGAGGAACGAAGACAGAGGGAAAAG GACTTGGACAGGCTGACGTTAGATTGGCCGGAAATCAGAGGGCTGAGGAGTCACAGAGAAACGTATGAAGACACAGAGGATGATTGCAACAGTCGTCTGACTGCTCTAACATCAAG GCTCCAGAGCCAAACGAATCTACAGCTCTGTTTCATCAACAACAGTGAAagtgaggaggaagaggaggaaatgGAGGCAAAGAAAGAG GTGGCAAAGCAGTCCAGTAAGAATGGTAGCAGGCAGAGGACAGAGAAGCAGCAAGTTTCAAGCTGTTCATCAACTAAGAAAGACAAATCAGGAGGGTTCAAGAATGACGTCAGAGCTGCACTCAGTGTACTCAGACACAAGTTGAGACTGGAGCAAAAACAG ACTGTATCTCCCAGTGAGGCTGTCAGAGAAAGGAAGCACTTCGAGCAAAGTGACTTGAGGAATTTGAGCTTGAAGGAGTTGAAAGCATTGAGGTCCTCACTAAGCAAAGACATTCATG ACCTCAGTTCAGAGCTGGTGGGTCGACTTCTCACAAGGGACCAGTTGAGGACAGAGCAGGATGCGCTGCTACTGGAG tgttggAACAGAGGTGTTTCTCAGGTGTCAGGTTTTATTCATACTGAGACTTTGTCTGAAAAAGGACTTCATCTCTCATAA
- the LOC127413660 gene encoding schwannomin-interacting protein 1-like isoform X2, which yields MDGEKGIEQERGDEKESDETEEDSEGAALIWHEGYPEDDLGLPIMHWEDLSLRIAELEKQQEERRQREKDLDRLTLDWPEIRGLRSHRETYEDTEDDCNSRLTALTSRLQSQTNLQLCFINNSESEEEEEEMEAKKEVAKQSSKNGSRQRTEKQQVSSCSSTKKDKSGGFKNDVRAALSVLRHKLRLEQKQTVSPSEAVRERKHFEQSDLRNLSLKELKALRSSLSKDIHDLSSELVGRLLTRDQLRTEQDALLLEQEFVLSKGQLSTNIGKKKKGGTDHGAEDDQGGLD from the exons ATGGATGGAGAGAAGGGAATAGAGCAGGAGAGAGGAGATGAGAAAGAGAGTGATGAAACCGAGGAAGATTCAGAAGGGGCAGCCTTGATTTGGCATGAGGGATACCCAGAAGATGACTTGGGCTTACCAATCATGCACTGGGAGGATTTGAGCCTTCGTATTGCTGAACTTGAGAAGCAACAAGAGGAACGAAGACAGAGGGAAAAG GACTTGGACAGGCTGACGTTAGATTGGCCGGAAATCAGAGGGCTGAGGAGTCACAGAGAAACGTATGAAGACACAGAGGATGATTGCAACAGTCGTCTGACTGCTCTAACATCAAG GCTCCAGAGCCAAACGAATCTACAGCTCTGTTTCATCAACAACAGTGAAagtgaggaggaagaggaggaaatgGAGGCAAAGAAAGAG GTGGCAAAGCAGTCCAGTAAGAATGGTAGCAGGCAGAGGACAGAGAAGCAGCAAGTTTCAAGCTGTTCATCAACTAAGAAAGACAAATCAGGAGGGTTCAAGAATGACGTCAGAGCTGCACTCAGTGTACTCAGACACAAGTTGAGACTGGAGCAAAAACAG ACTGTATCTCCCAGTGAGGCTGTCAGAGAAAGGAAGCACTTCGAGCAAAGTGACTTGAGGAATTTGAGCTTGAAGGAGTTGAAAGCATTGAGGTCCTCACTAAGCAAAGACATTCATG ACCTCAGTTCAGAGCTGGTGGGTCGACTTCTCACAAGGGACCAGTTGAGGACAGAGCAGGATGCGCTGCTACTGGAG caaGAGTTTGTTTTGTCAAAAGGCCAGCTCAGCACTAAcataggaaaaaagaaaaagggaggGACAGATCATGGAGCAGAAGATGACCAAGGAGGGTTGGATTGA
- the LOC127413660 gene encoding P2Y purinoceptor 3-like isoform X1, with product MTTSVPTVLFESGEGADTQLSSSQNSSITGTCNIDESYKYIFLPICYSFTFVFSITLNSVVLYRSFRDTRRWNASLIYMVNLATTDFMYGLSLPFLVASYVMRDDWMFGDFMCRLVRFLFYFNLYCSIFFLTCISVHRYLGICHPMKTITLETKRAVKGTCVLVWIAVFALTCPIFRFAQTQYLPRGGHQGILGAVVDAKGTNPREEVFNNCWDDAIDREFHDYIPYGITLHFLGFFVPFSIIAWCYSRVVLTIFRTLNSQPHPQGVRSGTGRDSVGGIAGEGMSIILGAHSPYVNRRRKSIKTIITITLLFALCFFPFHVTRTIFLLLKVTSEVQCHTMRMVSICYKITRPLASFNAWLNALLYFLTKEKNGPCCQKPEHAQPGLLWPLRMLGKGEEEENEAEDAGNHKVNGPKVENNTYRGLP from the coding sequence ATGACGACAAGTGTACCAACTGttttgtttgaaagtggagaAGGGGCAGACACCCAGCTTTCTTCCTCACAAAATTCTTCTATCACTGGCACCTGCAATATTGATGAGTCCTACAAGTATATCTTCCTCCCCATTTGCTACTCCTTTACCTTTGTCTTCAGCATCACCCTTAATTCTGTGGTTCTATACCGTTCCTTTCGAGACACTAGACGTTGGAATGCATCCCTGATCTACATGGTGAATCTGGCCACTACAGACTTCATGTATGGTTTATCCCTGCCCTTCCTGGTGGCCAGTTATGTCATGCGTGATGATTGGATGTTTGGAGACTTCATGTGCCGCCTGGTGCGCTTCTTGTTCTACTTCAACCTCTACTGCAGCATCTTCTTCCTCACTTGTATCTCAGTGCATCGCTACTTGGGCATCTGTCACCCAATGAAGACCATTACCTTGGAGACAAAACGAGCAGTGAAGGGGACTTGTGTTTTGGTATGGATTGCTGTTTTTGCACTAACATGTCCAATTTTCCGTTTTGCACAGACACAGTATCTTCCACGTGGAGGGCACCAAGGGATTTTGGGGGCAGTTGTGGATGCTAAAGGCACAAATCCAAGGGAAGAGGTGTTCAATAATTGCTGGGACGATGCAATTGATAGGGAGTTCCATGATTACATTCCTTATGGGATCACACTTCATTTCTTGGGTTTTTTTGTGCCATTTAGCATCATTGCCTGGTGCTACTCACGTGTAGTGTTAACAATATTTCGGACACTGAACTCTCAACCCCATCCTCAAGGAGTCAGAAGTGGGACAGGCCGTGATAGTGTAGGAGGTATAGCAGGAGAGGGCATGTCTATCATCTTGGGGGCTCATTCACCTTACGTGAACAGGCGTCGCAAGTCCATCAAAACCATAATCACCATCACTCTGCTCTTTGCCCTTTGCTTCTTCCCCTTCCATGTCACTCGCACCATTTTCCTGTTGCTGAAAGTGACAAGTGAGGTGCAATGCCATACAATGCGCATGGTCTCCATCTGTTATAAAATTACTCGGCCTCTGGCCTCCTTCAATGCCTGGCTAAATGCGCTGCTCTATTTCCTTACGAAAGAGAAAAATGGGCCCTGCTGTCAAAAACCTGAGCATGCCCAGCCTGGCCTCCTATGGCCACTGAGAATGCTGGGAaaaggagaggaagaggagaatgAAGCTGAGGATGCAGGGAACCACAAGGTCAATGGGCCAAAAGTTGAAAACAATACATACAGAGGTCTACCTTAA